The following coding sequences are from one Streptomyces sp. NBC_01485 window:
- a CDS encoding IucA/IucC family protein has product MSLADAVAHLSSERWEKANRLLVRKALAEFAHERLITPEEKDGRYVVRSDDGLTSYRFTAVRRALDHWQVAADSITRTRDDAELPLTALDFFIELKKTLGLSDEILPVYLEEISSTLSGTCYKLTKPRITSAELVGSGFQAIETGMTEGHPCFVANNGRLGFGVHEYLSYAPETASPVRLVWLAAHRSRAAFTAGAGIEYEAFVRAELGDVTVNRFAVTLREQGLDPADYLLVPVHPWQWWNKLTVTFAAEIARGNLVCLGEGDDEYLAQQSIRTFFNSSHPEKHYVKTALSVLNMGFMRGLSAAYMEATPAINDWLAQLIDNDPVLKSTGLSIIRERAAVGYRHLEYEAATDRYSPYRKMLAALWRESPVPTLRGGESLATMASLVHVDHEGRSVAGALIEQSGLAPVEWLRHYLQAYYTPLLHSFYAYDLVFMPHGENTILVLKDGVVQRAIYKDIAEEIAVMDPHAVLPPEVRRIRVEVPEDKKLLSVFTDVFDCFFRFLAAGLAAEGILEEDDFWRTVAEVTRAYQDANPELADKFRQYDMFAPEFALSCLNRLQLRNNEQMVDLADPSGALQLIGTLKNPVTGF; this is encoded by the coding sequence ATGAGCCTCGCCGACGCCGTGGCCCACCTCTCCTCCGAGCGCTGGGAGAAGGCCAACCGCCTGCTGGTCCGCAAGGCCCTCGCCGAGTTCGCGCACGAGCGGCTCATCACTCCCGAGGAGAAGGACGGACGCTACGTCGTGCGCAGCGACGACGGGCTGACGTCGTACCGCTTCACCGCCGTCCGCCGCGCCCTCGACCACTGGCAGGTGGCCGCCGACTCGATCACCCGCACCCGCGACGACGCCGAACTCCCCCTCACCGCACTGGACTTCTTCATCGAGCTGAAGAAGACCCTGGGCCTCAGCGACGAGATCCTGCCGGTCTACCTGGAGGAGATCTCCTCCACCCTCTCCGGCACCTGCTACAAGCTCACCAAACCGCGGATCACCTCGGCGGAGCTGGTCGGGAGCGGCTTCCAGGCCATCGAGACCGGGATGACCGAGGGCCACCCCTGCTTCGTCGCCAACAACGGGCGGCTCGGCTTCGGCGTCCACGAGTACCTGTCGTACGCCCCGGAGACGGCGAGCCCGGTCCGGCTGGTCTGGCTGGCCGCGCACCGCTCGCGCGCCGCGTTCACGGCGGGCGCCGGCATCGAGTACGAGGCGTTCGTACGGGCCGAGCTCGGCGATGTGACAGTGAATCGTTTCGCTGTCACCTTGCGCGAACAGGGGCTGGACCCCGCCGACTACCTCCTCGTCCCCGTTCACCCCTGGCAGTGGTGGAACAAGCTCACCGTCACCTTCGCCGCCGAGATCGCGCGCGGGAACCTGGTGTGCCTGGGCGAGGGCGACGACGAGTATCTGGCGCAGCAGTCCATCCGGACGTTCTTCAACTCCTCGCACCCCGAGAAGCATTACGTGAAGACGGCCCTGTCCGTCCTCAACATGGGCTTCATGCGCGGCCTTTCGGCCGCCTACATGGAGGCGACCCCGGCCATCAACGACTGGCTCGCCCAACTCATCGACAACGACCCGGTGCTGAAGTCGACCGGCCTGTCGATCATCCGGGAGCGGGCCGCCGTCGGCTACCGGCACCTGGAGTACGAGGCGGCGACGGACCGCTACTCGCCGTACCGCAAGATGCTGGCCGCGCTGTGGCGGGAGAGCCCGGTGCCGACGCTCCGCGGCGGCGAGTCGCTCGCGACGATGGCCTCCCTGGTCCATGTGGACCACGAGGGACGGTCGGTGGCCGGCGCGCTCATCGAGCAGTCGGGACTGGCGCCGGTGGAGTGGCTGCGGCACTACCTCCAGGCGTACTACACCCCGCTGCTGCACAGCTTCTACGCCTACGACCTGGTCTTCATGCCTCACGGCGAGAACACCATCCTGGTCCTGAAGGACGGGGTCGTGCAGCGGGCGATCTACAAGGACATCGCCGAGGAGATCGCCGTCATGGACCCGCACGCGGTGCTGCCGCCCGAGGTCCGGCGCATCCGCGTCGAGGTGCCCGAGGACAAGAAACTGCTGTCCGTCTTCACCGACGTCTTCGACTGCTTCTTCCGCTTCCTCGCGGCCGGCCTCGCCGCCGAAGGGATCCTGGAGGAGGACGACTTCTGGCGCACGGTCGCCGAGGTCACCCGCGCCTACCAGGACGCCAACCCCGAACTGGCCGACAAGTTCCGCCAGTACGACATGTTCGCGCCCGAGTTCGCCCTGTCCTGCCTCAACCGGCTCCAACTGCGCAACAACGAGCAGATGGTGGACCTCGCGGACCCGTCGGGCGCCCTCCAGCTGATCGGAACCCTGAAAAATCCCGTCACAGGGTTCTGA
- a CDS encoding DUF4429 domain-containing protein translates to MAEIIQKDGTWVFDGDTLRLTPGRDKNVGLLRRELGELVVPLGALAGISFEQGKRTGRLRLRLRDGADPLLHATGGRLAEPHDPYQLVVESDRYGVAEYLVDEVRGALTLDQVPAGPVDAYLLPGPSVPLTAAAGDGTASFDGEQVRLEWNWKTEDAKAAAGTRTIAVADIAGVEWQPSVGLENGHLRFTVRGAPTKARPKHDPNAVELWGFRKDPLMALVAAAVQARLPHPATTTTTTGPGGAVVPALEPADDHDALLRRLRELGELHRDGVLTDEEFTMAKQAVLKRL, encoded by the coding sequence ATGGCGGAAATCATCCAGAAGGACGGCACCTGGGTCTTCGACGGCGACACCCTGCGCCTGACCCCGGGGCGGGACAAGAACGTCGGCCTGCTCCGCAGGGAACTGGGTGAACTCGTCGTCCCGCTGGGCGCGTTGGCGGGGATCTCGTTCGAACAGGGAAAGAGGACCGGGCGGCTGAGACTGCGGCTGCGCGACGGCGCGGACCCCCTGCTGCACGCGACCGGCGGCCGGCTGGCCGAGCCGCACGACCCGTACCAGCTCGTCGTCGAGTCCGACCGGTACGGCGTCGCCGAGTACCTCGTCGACGAGGTGCGCGGCGCGCTGACGCTGGACCAGGTGCCGGCCGGACCGGTGGACGCGTATCTGCTGCCGGGACCGTCCGTGCCCCTCACGGCCGCCGCCGGGGACGGCACGGCGAGCTTCGACGGCGAGCAGGTGCGCCTGGAGTGGAACTGGAAGACGGAGGACGCCAAGGCCGCCGCCGGCACCCGCACGATCGCCGTCGCGGACATAGCGGGCGTCGAATGGCAGCCGTCGGTCGGCCTGGAGAACGGTCACCTGCGCTTCACCGTGCGCGGCGCGCCCACCAAGGCCCGGCCGAAGCACGACCCCAACGCCGTCGAGCTGTGGGGCTTCCGGAAGGACCCGCTGATGGCGCTGGTCGCGGCGGCGGTCCAGGCCCGGCTGCCGCATCCGGCGACCACGACGACGACCACAGGGCCAGGGGGCGCCGTCGTACCGGCGTTGGAGCCCGCCGACGACCACGACGCGTTGCTGCGCCGACTGCGGGAGCTGGGCGAGCTGCACCGGGACGGGGTCCTGACGGACGAGGAGTTCACGATGGCCAAACAGGCGGTCCTCAAGCGCCTGTAG